A single window of Nicotiana tomentosiformis chromosome 1, ASM39032v3, whole genome shotgun sequence DNA harbors:
- the LOC104091763 gene encoding uncharacterized protein — translation MANHELILGQNHNLGVGDQNQQIVFDHSHDMGISQNHGLELAENHNDEHEMGIGQSQDHDGNHEHEYENENGLPMERKPEHENQELPDENNELDISEQDELGIEENQELGDNMELAVVESHDMGVEQPEHVFEVHDGQMVLASSGPVIQARTISATPDYELHVGQEFPDVKSCRRALRDTAIALHFEIQTIKSDKTRFTAKCASEGCPWRIHAAKLPGVPTFTIRTIHDNHTCGGIAHLGHQQASVQWVANSVEQRLRENPNCKPKEILEEIHRTHGITLSYKQAWRGKERIMAAMRGSFEEGYRLLPQYCEQVKRTNPGSIASVYANPADNCFQRLFISFQASIFGFLNACRPLLGLDRTFLKSKYLGTLLLATGFDGDGGLFPLAFGVVDEENDDNWMWFLSELHTLLEVNTENMPRLTILSDRQKGIVDGVEANFPTAFHGFCMRHLSESFRKEFNNTMLVNLLWEAAHALTVIEFEAKILEIEEISQDAAYWIRRIPPRLWATAYFEGTRFGHLTANIVEQLNNWILEASGLPIIQMMECIRRQLMTWFNERRETSMQWTSILVPTAEMRVADALERARTYQVLRANEAEFEVISHEGTNIVDIRNRCCLCRGWQLYGLPCAHAVAALLSCRQNVHRFTESCFTVATYRKTYSQTIHPIPDKSLWKELSEGDPNAEELVINPPKSLRPPGRPRKKRVRAEDRGRVKRVVHCSRCNQTGHFRTTCAAPI, via the coding sequence ATGGCGAACCATGAGTTGATCCTTGGCCAAAATCACAATTTAGGTGTTGGTGATCAGAACCAGCAAATAGTGTTTGACCATTCTCATGATATGGGTATAAGCCAGAACCATGGATTGGAACTAGCAGAGAACCATAACGATGAGCACGAGATGGGTATAGGGCAGAGCCAAGATCATGACGGGAACCACGAGCATGAGTATGAGAACGAGAATGGTTTACCAATGGAGCGGAAGCCTGAGCATGAAAACCAGGAGTTGCCTGATGAAAACAATGAGTTAGATATTTCTGAACAAGATGAGTTAGGCATCGAGGAAAACCAAGAGCTTGGTGATAACATGGAATTAGCTGTGGTTGAGAGCCATGATATGGGAGTTGAACAACCTGAACATGTATTTGAAGTCCATGATGGCCAGATGGTTCTTGCTTCGTCAGGCCCTGTCATTCAGGCCCGAACTATTTCAGCAACACCTGATTATGAGCTACATGTGGGACAAGAATTCCCTGATGTCAAAAGCTGCCGAAGGGCTTTACGTGACACAGCCATTGCTCTTCACTTCGAGATTCAGACCATAAAATCTGATAAAACTCGTTTTACTGCTAAGTGTGCCAGTGAGGGCTGCCCTTGGCGCATTCATGCTGCCAAACTTCCAGGTGTACCCACATTCACTATCAGAACAATTCATGACAACCATACATGTGGAGGAATCGCGCATCTCGGCCATCAGCAAGCCTCAGTTCAGTGGGTGGCCAACTCTGTGGAGCAACGGCTCCGGGAAAACCCAAATTGCAAGCCAAAAGAGATCCTTGAAGAAATTCACCGGACTCATGGAATCACCCTGTCGTACAAACAAGCTTGGCGTGGAAAGGAACGAATAATGGCTGCTATGCGCGGTTCCTTTGAAGAAGGTTATCGCCTTCTTCCTCAGTACTGTGAACAAGTTAAAAGGACCAATCCAGGGAGTATAGCATCAGTTTACGCAAATCCTGCTGATAATTGCTTTCAGCGGCTTTTTATATCATTTCAGGCTTCTATTTTTGGTTTTCTAAATGCTTGTCGCCCTCTTCTTGGGCTTGATCGGACGTTCTTGAAAAGTAAATATCTTGGTACTTTACTTTTAGCTACTGGCTTTGATGGAGATGGCGGCCTTTTTCCGCTAGCATTTGGTGTTGTTGATGAGGAAAATGATGATAACTGGATGTGGTTTCTCTCTGAACTTCATACCTTGCTAGAGGTCAATACTGAAAACATGCCAAGACTTACCATATTGTCTGACAGGCAGAAGGGCATTGTAGATGGTGTTGAAGCAAATTTTCCCACTGCTTTCCATGGTTTTTGCATGCGTCATTTGAGTGAAAGCTTCCGTAAGGAATTCAACAATACAATGCTTGTTAACCTGTTGTGGGAGGCCGCACATGCTCTTACAGTAATTGAGTTCGAAGCAAAAATTCTCGAGATTGAGGAAATATCACAGGATGCTGCGTATTGGATTCGGCGGATTCCTCCACGATTGTGGGCCACAGCTTATTTTGAGGGCACAAGGTTTGGTCATTTGACTGCTAACATAGTGGAACAATTGAATAATTGGATTCTAGAGGCCTCTGGACTTCCAATAATTCAGATGATGGAATGCATCAGGAGGCAGCTTATGACTTGGTTCAATGAACGAAGAGAGACCAGTATGCAGTGGACGTCAATCCTGGTGCCTACAGCAGAGATGCGAGTTGCAGATGCTCTTGAGCGTGCCCGGACTTATCAGGTTCTTCGTGCTAATGAAGCTGAGTTTGAAGTGATATCTCATGAGGGTACCAATATTGTTGATATTCGGAATCGTTGCTGCCTTTGTCGGGGCTGGCAACTCTATGGTTTGCCCTGTGCACATGCTGTGGCAGCACTACTTTCTTGCCGGCAAAATGTCCACCGGTTTACTGAGAGTTGCTTTACTGTTGCAACGTATCGGAAGACATATTCCCAAACTATACATCCTATTCCAGATAAATCATTATGGAAGGAGTTGTCAGAGGGAGATCCAAATGCTGAGGAGCTTGTTATAAACCCACCTAAGTCACTTCGTCCTCCTGGCAGGCcaaggaagaagagagttagagCAGAAGACCGTGGTAGGGTGAAGCGGGTTGTGCATTGTAGCCGCTGCAATCAGACTGGCCACTTCAGAACGACATGTGCAGCTCCAATTTGA